The DNA segment CGCCCACCTGCCGAAACTCCTCGAACACCGCCTCCTGGTCCTCCGGCGCGATGCCGACGCCGGTGTCGCGGACCGACACCTCGACAGCCCCGTCCCGCGGCGCGGCCCCGACCTCGATCCGGCCACCCTCGGGCGTGAACTTC comes from the Candidatus Methylomirabilota bacterium genome and includes:
- a CDS encoding ATP-binding protein; this encodes KFTPEGGRIEVGAAPRDGAVEVSVRDTGVGIAPEDQEAVFEEFRQVGAADKKAEGTGLGLALARKFIELHGGKIWVKSQVGAGSTFTFTLPFQR